From a region of the Myxococcus stipitatus genome:
- a CDS encoding amidase, with product MKPLHELSIAEAGSRLRSGQLSATALVEHALARIASIDEPVHAFVLVTRERALEDAHRADLELRAGVDRGPLHGIPYALKDIFDTAGIRTTCHSKLRVDHVPTQDAFVEAKLRAGGAVLLGKLATHEFALGGPSFDLPFPPARNPWNLEHFTGGSSSGSAAAVAAGLLRVTLGSDTSGSIRGPACFCGAVGFKPTYGRVSRRGTFPLSFALDHCGPLTWSVEDAALALGVIAGHDPLDPGSADEPVPDYTARLKEGVHGLRVAYPRHHFAEAEGTSPEVITALDAAARTLTRLGASVEEVRLPDFRLFSACGRVIMIAEGHAIHERDLRERPHDFARYTYQRLILGATLSAADLTQAFRLRRELTVTLNQGVMKHHDLLLTATGVGPAPRLDEFPPDWPLKMPMQTIPYNVTGNPALTMPSGFSSTGLPLGLQLVGRVFDETTVLRAGAALEAALGVRDRRPLLAAPPSR from the coding sequence ATGAAGCCACTTCACGAACTCTCCATCGCGGAGGCGGGCTCGCGCCTGCGCTCCGGACAGCTCAGCGCCACGGCTCTCGTCGAGCACGCGCTGGCGCGCATCGCGTCCATCGACGAGCCGGTGCACGCCTTCGTCCTCGTCACGAGGGAGCGCGCGCTGGAGGACGCGCACCGCGCCGACCTGGAGCTGCGCGCGGGGGTCGACCGGGGGCCCCTGCACGGCATCCCGTACGCGCTGAAGGACATCTTCGACACCGCCGGCATCCGGACGACGTGTCACTCGAAGCTGCGGGTCGACCACGTCCCCACGCAGGACGCCTTCGTCGAGGCGAAGCTCAGGGCGGGGGGCGCGGTGCTCCTGGGCAAGCTCGCCACGCACGAGTTCGCGCTCGGGGGCCCCAGCTTCGACCTCCCCTTCCCGCCCGCGCGCAACCCGTGGAACCTGGAGCACTTCACCGGCGGCTCGTCCTCGGGCAGCGCCGCCGCCGTCGCCGCCGGGCTCCTGCGCGTCACCCTGGGCTCGGACACCAGCGGCTCCATCCGCGGCCCCGCCTGCTTCTGCGGCGCCGTGGGGTTCAAGCCCACCTATGGCCGCGTCTCGCGACGAGGCACCTTCCCCCTCTCCTTCGCGCTGGACCACTGCGGGCCCCTGACCTGGTCCGTGGAGGACGCGGCGCTCGCGCTGGGCGTCATCGCGGGGCATGACCCGCTCGACCCCGGCAGCGCCGACGAGCCCGTGCCCGACTACACGGCGCGGCTGAAAGAGGGCGTCCACGGCCTGCGCGTCGCCTACCCCCGGCACCACTTCGCCGAGGCCGAGGGCACCTCACCGGAGGTCATCACCGCGCTCGACGCCGCGGCCCGGACGCTGACCCGGCTGGGCGCCAGCGTCGAGGAGGTGCGGCTGCCCGACTTCCGCCTCTTCAGCGCGTGCGGCCGGGTCATCATGATCGCCGAGGGCCATGCGATTCACGAACGAGACCTCCGCGAGCGCCCGCACGACTTCGCGCGATACACGTATCAACGCCTCATCCTCGGAGCGACGCTCTCCGCCGCGGACCTGACGCAGGCCTTCCGACTCCGACGTGAGCTCACGGTGACGCTCAACCAGGGGGTCATGAAACACCACGACCTCCTGCTCACCGCGACCGGCGTGGGCCCCGCGCCGCGCCTCGACGAGTTCCCTCCCGACTGGCCACTGAAGATGCCGATGCAGACAATCCCCTACAACGTGACGGGCAACCCCGCCCTCACGATGCCCTCGGGTTTCTCCTCGACGGGCCTCCCCCTGGGGCTCCAGCTCGTCGGCCGCGTCTTCGACGAGACCACCGTGCTGCGCGCGGGCGCCGCGCTGGAGGCCGCGCTCGGCGTGCGCGACAGGCGCCCTCTCCTCGCCGCGCCCCCCTCACGCTGA
- a CDS encoding nucleoside-diphosphate kinase, whose translation MDRSSRDIEWSHLSSLEEKRAAYALESYFRESLWDARVVLGERMLPILQRITLLVFKPEALVGRRVDGTMRFLADNGFTPIHYRPFTFTRPITREVWRFQWNASTLDKIDVSTLAFCALPTVMVVLRDDSSPLELPGSVRLKKRKGAAAPEARAPGTLRSVVSAPNRMITFVHTTDEPADVLREVGIFFDRPTRREFFQAILEDFRGDATAGCLGALKRLEARAPTSDFAPEGAWQRILARAQGQTRARLEAQRARFGETGKVDWEDFHALCADAGCDTWDIVSIGTAAIDYDDVGHAQLINFDRGGLDGWLNGKARLVPGES comes from the coding sequence ATGGACCGAAGCTCACGCGACATCGAGTGGAGCCACCTGTCGTCCCTGGAGGAGAAGCGCGCGGCCTACGCGCTCGAGTCGTACTTCCGGGAGAGCCTGTGGGACGCGCGGGTGGTGCTCGGCGAGCGGATGCTGCCCATCCTCCAGCGCATCACCCTGCTGGTGTTCAAGCCGGAGGCGCTCGTGGGGCGCCGGGTGGACGGCACGATGCGCTTCCTGGCGGACAACGGCTTCACGCCCATCCACTACCGCCCCTTCACCTTCACGCGGCCCATCACCCGCGAGGTGTGGCGCTTCCAGTGGAACGCCTCGACGCTGGACAAGATCGACGTGTCGACGCTCGCCTTCTGCGCGCTGCCCACGGTGATGGTGGTCCTGCGGGACGACTCGTCGCCGTTGGAGCTGCCGGGCTCGGTCCGTCTGAAGAAGCGCAAGGGGGCCGCCGCTCCGGAGGCGCGGGCGCCGGGCACGCTGCGCTCCGTCGTCTCCGCGCCGAACCGGATGATCACCTTCGTCCACACCACGGACGAGCCCGCGGACGTGCTGCGCGAGGTCGGCATCTTCTTCGACCGGCCCACGCGGCGTGAGTTCTTCCAAGCCATCCTGGAGGACTTCCGAGGGGACGCCACGGCCGGGTGCCTGGGGGCCTTGAAGCGGCTGGAGGCGCGGGCGCCCACGTCGGACTTCGCGCCCGAGGGGGCGTGGCAGCGCATCCTGGCGCGGGCCCAGGGCCAGACGCGCGCGCGGCTGGAGGCGCAGCGGGCGCGGTTCGGCGAGACGGGGAAGGTCGACTGGGAGGACTTCCACGCGCTGTGCGCGGACGCGGGCTGCGACACCTGGGACATCGTCTCCATCGGCACCGCCGCCATCGACTACGACGACGTGGGCCACGCGCAGCTCATCAACTTCGACCGGGGAGGGCTCGACGGTTGGTTGAACGGCAAGGCGCGGCTCGTGCCGGGCGAGAGCTGA